A section of the Opitutaceae bacterium genome encodes:
- a CDS encoding NTP transferase domain-containing protein, producing the protein MAPSLLVLAAGLGSRYGGLKQIEAVGPSGETLLDYAVFDAWRAGFRRIVFVIRRDFESAFREKVVARYTGRMAIDTVFQSLIDLPDGFTPPAGREKPWGTGHAVWCARHALRENFAVINADDFYGADAFSALAAFLAAQPAAGGNAYSMVGYRLDATLSEAGTVSRGLCEAGPDGFLTRITERTGIARADVGPGRPLRGDERVSMNCWGFTPSLFPALDRAFRSFLQASGGELKAEFYLPTAVSGMIAGGLATVRLLPTKAEWFGVTHREDKPRVQAALAALVGAGAYPRNLF; encoded by the coding sequence ATGGCCCCCTCCCTCCTCGTTCTCGCCGCCGGACTCGGCTCCCGCTACGGCGGACTCAAGCAAATTGAGGCGGTCGGCCCCTCCGGGGAGACGCTTCTTGACTACGCAGTCTTCGATGCGTGGCGCGCCGGCTTTCGACGCATCGTTTTTGTCATCCGGCGCGACTTCGAATCCGCCTTTCGTGAGAAAGTGGTGGCGCGCTACACGGGCCGGATGGCCATCGACACGGTTTTCCAGTCGCTCATCGATCTTCCGGACGGGTTCACTCCCCCCGCAGGCCGCGAGAAGCCCTGGGGCACCGGGCATGCGGTCTGGTGCGCCCGGCACGCGCTGCGCGAAAACTTCGCCGTGATCAACGCCGACGACTTCTATGGAGCCGACGCCTTCAGCGCCCTCGCCGCATTCCTCGCCGCGCAGCCCGCGGCCGGCGGCAATGCGTATTCAATGGTTGGATACCGCCTGGACGCCACGCTTTCCGAGGCCGGCACGGTGTCCCGGGGGCTGTGCGAGGCGGGCCCCGACGGCTTTCTCACCCGGATCACCGAACGCACCGGCATCGCGCGCGCCGACGTCGGCCCTGGCCGGCCGCTGCGCGGCGACGAGCGGGTGTCGATGAACTGCTGGGGCTTCACTCCGTCGCTTTTCCCCGCGCTCGATCGCGCATTCCGCAGTTTCCTCCAGGCAAGTGGGGGGGAATTGAAGGCCGAGTTCTATCTTCCCACCGCGGTTTCCGGCATGATCGCCGGGGGTTTGGCGACCGTGCGGCTGCTTCCCACGAAGGCCGAATGGTTCGGCGTGACCCATCGCGAGGACAAGCCCCGCGTCCAGGCCGCGCTGGCGGCACTGGTGGGCGCCGGCGCCTACCCGCGGAATCTCTTCTAG
- a CDS encoding Rne/Rng family ribonuclease produces MPASTPSDDSRNADDPAHYDSELANPPPITDAPEVDSKALRANAQERSKQRPLLQKILGVFQKQKTTYRELIINSEPLEKRVALLVDGRLEKFEIERHSDDRMVGGIFKGRIKNLDPGLKAAFVDIGYSKNAFLHYWDMLPAAADSSVEVVRVNKRRDAAPRPAEPTVKDIPQMYPPGSEIVIQVTKGPIGSKGPRTTTNLSIPGRYLILTPYSDGCGISRKIEDIHERKRLKQLINELTIPEGMGVIVRTAGEGKKSRYFVRDLHILLKKWEEITSRIQSERSPAGLYQEPDLVERTVRDFLTEEVDRVLIDNRADFERTSDLVGLISQRSRSKIALYKDTIPIFERFNIERQIEQTFHRKVTLPSGGEIIIDETEALIAIDVNTGSHKNRSGDEKNTIYSVNLEAAVEISRQIRLRNLGGLIICDFIDMKERRHRNGIYEKMVECMAEDKAKNHILPISQLGILQMTRQRQQESLSSNLYTDCPYCRGRGIVKSATTMSVELQRRLGSVARRIQMRNDGKDYSLRVLVHPSILERLRSEDADLLVRMEKLYGVKLAFRADPNYHIENFKIINAVTGEEYR; encoded by the coding sequence ATGCCCGCTTCCACGCCATCCGACGATTCCCGCAATGCGGACGATCCCGCTCACTATGACTCGGAGCTCGCCAACCCACCGCCCATCACCGACGCACCCGAGGTAGATTCCAAGGCGCTGCGCGCCAATGCACAGGAGCGCTCAAAACAACGCCCGCTTTTGCAGAAAATCCTGGGTGTTTTTCAGAAGCAAAAGACCACCTACCGCGAATTGATCATCAATTCGGAGCCGCTGGAGAAGCGCGTCGCCCTTCTGGTGGACGGTCGGCTGGAAAAATTCGAAATCGAGCGTCATTCGGACGATCGAATGGTCGGCGGCATCTTCAAGGGGCGCATCAAGAACCTCGATCCGGGCCTTAAGGCCGCGTTTGTCGACATCGGTTACTCGAAGAACGCCTTTCTTCACTACTGGGACATGCTGCCGGCGGCCGCCGATTCATCGGTGGAGGTCGTCCGTGTCAACAAGCGACGGGACGCCGCGCCCCGGCCTGCCGAGCCCACGGTCAAGGACATCCCCCAGATGTACCCGCCAGGCAGTGAAATTGTCATCCAGGTCACCAAGGGCCCCATCGGATCCAAGGGACCGCGCACCACCACCAACCTTTCCATCCCGGGCCGCTACCTCATTCTCACCCCCTACTCGGATGGCTGCGGCATTTCGCGAAAGATCGAGGACATCCACGAACGCAAGCGACTCAAACAGCTCATCAATGAACTCACCATTCCCGAAGGCATGGGCGTCATCGTGCGCACCGCGGGCGAGGGCAAGAAATCGCGGTACTTTGTCCGCGATCTCCACATCCTGCTGAAAAAGTGGGAGGAAATCACATCGAGGATCCAAAGCGAACGCTCGCCGGCGGGGCTCTACCAGGAGCCGGACCTGGTTGAACGCACGGTTCGCGACTTCCTGACGGAGGAAGTCGATCGCGTACTGATAGACAATCGCGCCGACTTTGAGCGAACCTCGGATCTGGTTGGACTTATCTCCCAGCGATCCCGCTCAAAAATCGCGCTCTACAAGGACACCATTCCGATCTTCGAACGCTTCAACATCGAGCGCCAGATCGAACAGACCTTTCATCGCAAGGTCACCCTGCCAAGCGGAGGCGAAATCATCATCGACGAGACCGAGGCGTTGATCGCAATCGACGTCAACACAGGCTCCCACAAGAACCGGTCCGGGGACGAAAAGAACACGATCTACTCGGTCAACCTTGAGGCAGCCGTCGAAATCTCCCGCCAGATCCGCCTGCGCAATCTCGGCGGCCTCATCATCTGCGACTTCATTGACATGAAGGAGCGGCGGCACCGCAACGGGATCTATGAAAAGATGGTCGAGTGCATGGCGGAGGACAAGGCCAAGAACCACATCCTCCCCATTTCGCAGCTCGGCATACTCCAGATGACCCGCCAGCGGCAGCAGGAATCCCTGTCGAGCAACCTGTACACGGACTGCCCCTACTGCCGCGGGCGCGGAATAGTGAAAAGCGCCACCACCATGTCTGTGGAGCTTCAGCGCCGTCTGGGATCGGTGGCACGTCGCATCCAGATGCGCAACGACGGCAAGGACTACAGCCTGCGCGTCCTGGTGCACCCAAGCATTCTCGAACGCCTGAGAAGCGAGGACGCCGACCTTCTCGTGCGCATGGAGAAACTCTACGGTGTCAAACTCGCCTTCCGCGCGGATCCGAACTACCACATTGAAAACTTCAAGATCATCAATGCCGTGACGGGCGAGGAATACCGCTGA
- the rodA gene encoding rod shape-determining protein RodA translates to MGLFKVTTRERWDLITPMTMAGLCAIGVAFIYSAQFSTPQNNWITQLVWLAAGTMIYLAVSLVDYRLWLSIGHWFYLACLVPLVAVLFVGQERYGAQRWLDFGPFAFQPSEPAKAAVLVFTAGLLIRSEVGTVRQSLEVLGKLALAVGLPMFLILLQPDLKSVIVLPPMVFSMLFVSKLSTRFFLAAMGAFLLVVGLVAWDSYGYVKYMKANDLDFHKQKGAYEKVTWIPLKDYQRNRILTFVRPDVIDPSGTKDAWNLNQSLISVGSGGLTGKGWTQGTQAQLGYLPPAVAHNDFIFSVIAEEKGFLGSLTVLSLFGIMMFNGIRIAALARDRFGTLLALGVTVLFSVHVFVNIAMTIGLVPITGIPLPFISYGGSFVLSCCLLQGLVQSVYRFRKDFT, encoded by the coding sequence ATGGGCTTGTTCAAGGTCACCACTCGCGAAAGGTGGGACCTGATCACACCCATGACCATGGCGGGACTCTGCGCCATCGGGGTCGCATTCATTTACAGCGCGCAGTTTTCAACCCCGCAGAACAACTGGATAACCCAGCTCGTCTGGCTCGCGGCTGGCACGATGATCTACCTGGCGGTTTCCCTGGTCGACTACCGCCTATGGTTAAGCATTGGCCACTGGTTCTACCTCGCATGCCTGGTGCCGCTGGTTGCGGTTCTTTTTGTGGGCCAGGAGCGATACGGAGCGCAGCGGTGGCTGGATTTTGGTCCATTCGCCTTTCAGCCTTCAGAGCCAGCCAAGGCTGCCGTTCTCGTCTTCACTGCGGGCCTCCTGATCCGTTCTGAGGTCGGCACAGTCAGGCAATCCTTGGAAGTGTTGGGCAAATTGGCCCTTGCGGTGGGGTTGCCCATGTTCCTTATCTTGCTCCAGCCCGATCTGAAGTCCGTGATCGTGCTTCCCCCGATGGTGTTCTCCATGCTCTTTGTCTCCAAACTCTCGACCCGGTTCTTCCTGGCCGCGATGGGAGCATTTCTGCTGGTGGTGGGCTTGGTCGCCTGGGATAGCTACGGCTACGTAAAATATATGAAAGCCAATGACTTGGACTTTCATAAGCAGAAAGGCGCGTATGAAAAGGTTACCTGGATCCCGCTCAAGGACTACCAGCGCAACCGAATTTTAACCTTTGTGCGACCGGACGTCATTGATCCCAGCGGGACCAAGGATGCCTGGAATCTGAACCAATCCCTGATCTCCGTTGGAAGCGGAGGACTGACAGGCAAGGGATGGACACAAGGCACGCAGGCTCAATTGGGATACCTGCCGCCTGCGGTTGCACACAATGACTTTATCTTCTCGGTCATCGCCGAGGAGAAGGGATTTTTGGGAAGCCTCACGGTTCTCAGTCTGTTTGGAATAATGATGTTCAACGGCATCCGCATCGCCGCTCTCGCCAGGGATCGGTTCGGCACATTGCTCGCGCTCGGTGTGACTGTGCTGTTTTCGGTGCACGTGTTTGTGAACATCGCCATGACCATCGGACTCGTGCCCATTACGGGCATACCGCTTCCCTTCATAAGCTACGGTGGCTCTTTCGTGCTCAGTTGCTGCCTGCTGCAAGGACTGGTCCAGAGCGTCTATCGCTTCCGAAAGGATTTCACATGA
- the rny gene encoding ribonuclease Y, with the protein MSEGAHFCRASPEVWRKLVLSGTCATVLLLVILRVADFAAILPSESGLPYGLLGGAIVLGLAVGVLLGWLATRQARRLASCQASQVVEVAKREAQVSAQETRQKAESEIQIRRAECNRELDRREIESEIKLREIRAHEESLILLDRQLEQKQDRLARENAAVKQARDAMRQLSKALRKRLEGVASMDGEEIRKQLREEVLLECQDELRALRREVLERSEQDVENQAKRILISSMQRLASRPNNDITATIVQLPSEDMKGRIIGREGRNIKVFEAATGVTLLIDESPQMVLISSFDPVRREVARVALEALVKDGRIHPASIEEFVKRAQEDVGLQSQQAGEDAIQRLGINGLNPEIVKLLGKLKYRFSYTQNVLDHSVEVGFLCSLIASEVGLDPNLAKRAGVLHDIGKAVDAEYEGSHAHIGAEFVKGHGETPVVVNAIAAHHEEVPPQSVYAGLVILADTVSSVRPGARAESMTNYLQRLDRLEKLALSIDGVQQAFAIQAGREIRVVVSPQHVNDERASELAKTLRNRIEEELQYPSTIKITVIRESRFIETAT; encoded by the coding sequence ATGAGTGAAGGTGCTCATTTTTGCCGAGCATCGCCTGAAGTCTGGAGAAAGCTTGTGCTTTCAGGGACTTGCGCCACGGTGTTGCTCCTCGTGATTTTGCGCGTCGCCGACTTCGCCGCAATCCTTCCTTCCGAGAGCGGACTGCCGTATGGCCTGCTCGGAGGAGCTATTGTGCTTGGTCTTGCTGTCGGAGTGCTGCTTGGCTGGCTCGCAACGCGACAGGCCCGTCGTCTGGCGTCCTGCCAGGCCTCACAAGTGGTGGAGGTTGCAAAACGCGAGGCTCAGGTCTCCGCGCAGGAGACCAGGCAGAAAGCCGAGAGTGAAATCCAGATCCGCCGGGCTGAATGCAATCGCGAGTTGGATCGCCGGGAGATTGAAAGCGAAATCAAGTTGCGGGAAATTCGGGCCCACGAGGAATCCCTCATCCTCCTCGATCGCCAGTTGGAACAGAAGCAGGATCGCCTTGCCCGGGAGAACGCGGCGGTGAAACAGGCCCGCGATGCGATGAGGCAGCTTTCCAAGGCTTTGCGCAAGCGTCTTGAAGGAGTCGCTTCAATGGACGGGGAGGAGATTCGGAAGCAGCTTAGGGAGGAGGTTCTTCTGGAGTGTCAGGACGAGTTGCGTGCGCTTCGTCGCGAGGTGCTCGAGCGCTCTGAGCAGGACGTGGAGAACCAGGCCAAGCGCATCCTCATCTCATCGATGCAGAGGCTGGCCTCGCGTCCAAACAATGACATCACCGCCACCATTGTTCAGCTTCCGAGCGAGGACATGAAGGGTCGCATCATCGGGCGTGAGGGTCGCAACATCAAGGTTTTCGAAGCGGCCACGGGTGTCACGCTGCTCATAGACGAGTCCCCGCAGATGGTGCTTATTTCTTCTTTTGATCCGGTGCGTCGCGAAGTTGCGCGGGTGGCCCTGGAGGCGCTCGTCAAGGATGGTCGCATTCACCCTGCAAGCATTGAGGAGTTCGTGAAACGCGCGCAGGAGGATGTCGGACTGCAGTCGCAACAGGCGGGTGAGGACGCGATTCAGCGGCTTGGCATCAACGGGCTCAACCCGGAGATCGTCAAGCTGCTTGGCAAGTTGAAGTACCGTTTCAGCTACACCCAGAACGTCCTCGATCATTCGGTCGAGGTGGGCTTCCTCTGCTCGCTCATTGCGAGCGAGGTCGGCCTCGACCCAAACCTTGCCAAGCGCGCGGGCGTGCTTCACGACATCGGCAAGGCCGTCGACGCCGAATACGAGGGGAGCCACGCGCACATCGGCGCCGAATTCGTCAAGGGGCATGGAGAGACCCCCGTCGTGGTTAACGCGATCGCCGCCCACCACGAGGAGGTGCCCCCGCAATCCGTTTATGCCGGGCTCGTGATCCTTGCGGATACGGTGTCCTCGGTGCGCCCGGGAGCCCGTGCTGAGTCGATGACCAATTATCTGCAGCGGCTCGACCGCCTCGAGAAACTCGCGCTTTCGATCGACGGCGTTCAACAGGCGTTTGCCATTCAGGCGGGTCGTGAGATCCGCGTTGTCGTGTCACCGCAGCATGTAAACGACGAAAGGGCCTCCGAGCTCGCCAAGACCCTGCGCAACCGCATCGAGGAGGAGCTGCAGTACCCGAGCACGATCAAGATCACGGTGATTCGCGAGTCGCGTTTCATTGAGACCGCCACCTGA
- the queF gene encoding NADPH-dependent 7-cyano-7-deazaguanine reductase QueF produces the protein MADPKILQSFPNPAPRRDFLIKHTHQEFTSVCPMTGHPDFAEITVKYVANRQCVELKSLKLYFHSYRNEGIFFEAVTNRICDDLGALLRPRKLAIISRWKARGGFVSVIKAKWNPRARVSKSRPRRKR, from the coding sequence ATGGCTGACCCAAAGATTCTTCAATCGTTTCCGAATCCCGCCCCGAGGCGCGATTTCCTGATCAAGCACACCCATCAGGAGTTCACGTCGGTGTGTCCCATGACGGGTCATCCTGACTTTGCCGAAATCACCGTCAAGTACGTCGCAAACAGGCAATGCGTGGAGCTCAAGTCCCTGAAGTTGTATTTCCACTCCTATCGCAATGAGGGTATTTTTTTCGAGGCGGTGACCAACAGGATCTGTGATGATCTCGGCGCGCTGCTCAGGCCGAGAAAGCTCGCCATCATTTCCCGGTGGAAGGCGCGGGGAGGCTTTGTCTCGGTGATCAAGGCCAAATGGAACCCGCGCGCACGCGTCTCCAAAAGCCGCCCGAGGAGGAAGCGCTGA
- the hisN gene encoding histidinol-phosphatase, whose amino-acid sequence MLPDTLKQFAIELAEASGDFIRPYFANPALVVETKRDSSPVTAADRGAEELMRARIAHRFPGHGIIGEEFGDDRPDAEWVWVLDPIDGTKSFMTACPLFGTLIALLHEGRPVLGIIHQPVLRQLLIGDNTTSTLNGRPVKVRPCAAFEDATLLTSDPLNPAKYQNGPAFDSVARKARIFRTWGDCYGYLLVASGWADIVVDPIMNSWDIAAVVPILRGAGGVISDWQGNSPYPATSIVATNPTLHPKLIAALNPQQVSEVQP is encoded by the coding sequence ATGCTGCCGGATACACTCAAGCAATTCGCCATCGAACTCGCGGAAGCCAGCGGCGATTTCATTCGCCCGTATTTCGCCAATCCCGCGCTCGTGGTGGAAACGAAGCGTGACAGTTCGCCGGTGACTGCGGCTGATCGCGGCGCAGAGGAGCTCATGCGGGCGCGCATCGCGCACAGATTTCCCGGTCACGGCATCATCGGCGAGGAGTTCGGTGACGACCGCCCCGATGCGGAGTGGGTATGGGTGCTGGATCCGATCGATGGCACCAAATCCTTCATGACCGCCTGCCCGCTTTTCGGCACGCTCATCGCCCTGCTGCATGAGGGCCGGCCTGTGCTCGGCATCATCCATCAGCCGGTACTGCGCCAGCTTCTCATCGGCGACAACACAACCTCGACGCTGAACGGCAGGCCGGTGAAAGTCCGCCCCTGCGCGGCATTTGAGGATGCCACCCTGCTCACCAGCGATCCATTGAATCCGGCAAAATACCAGAACGGTCCGGCGTTTGATTCGGTTGCACGGAAAGCGCGCATCTTCCGCACCTGGGGCGATTGTTATGGATACCTGCTTGTTGCGAGCGGCTGGGCGGACATTGTCGTCGATCCCATCATGAATTCCTGGGACATCGCCGCCGTCGTCCCAATCCTTCGCGGCGCGGGCGGCGTCATCAGCGACTGGCAGGGAAACAGCCCCTACCCCGCAACCTCAATCGTTGCGACAAATCCGACCCTTCATCCGAAATTGATCGCGGCACTCAATCCGCAGCAGGTTTCCGAAGTTCAACCATGA
- a CDS encoding 3'-5' exonuclease, which yields MSWTDQPIFFIDFEGSRATGILEYGVATVVGGQVTGVRTRLCGARGLISPEESATHGLTEEVLEGCPAFSDDWDYFADLRERGPFAAHYAGVENALLKGIWPYPRASTNFARPGERIIDWGPWVDTAALYLQLYPKIGSGKLESLIAAIGRQHELDGLADAHCPPNRRRYHTALYDALAGALLLCALARDPQLAALSTTQILALSALDGEKRDSLRQGELF from the coding sequence ATGTCATGGACTGATCAACCCATCTTTTTCATCGATTTCGAGGGCAGTCGCGCCACGGGAATCCTTGAGTACGGCGTTGCCACGGTGGTCGGCGGGCAGGTCACGGGTGTCCGGACACGACTATGCGGAGCCAGAGGGCTGATATCGCCTGAGGAATCGGCGACGCACGGATTGACTGAGGAGGTGCTGGAAGGCTGCCCCGCTTTCTCTGATGACTGGGATTATTTCGCCGACCTGCGGGAACGGGGGCCCTTTGCCGCGCACTACGCCGGTGTGGAAAATGCACTGTTGAAGGGCATCTGGCCTTACCCGCGCGCGTCGACAAATTTTGCGCGTCCGGGTGAGCGGATCATCGACTGGGGACCCTGGGTGGACACAGCGGCCCTCTATCTTCAGCTCTATCCGAAGATCGGCAGCGGGAAACTAGAAAGCCTGATTGCAGCCATTGGACGCCAGCATGAGCTCGACGGCCTGGCCGATGCCCATTGTCCACCGAACCGACGACGCTACCACACCGCGCTCTATGATGCGCTCGCGGGCGCCCTGCTCCTGTGTGCCTTGGCGCGGGATCCGCAGCTTGCCGCGCTTTCGACAACGCAGATTCTCGCACTGAGCGCCCTGGACGGCGAGAAGCGCGACTCGCTGCGGCAGGGAGAACTCTTTTGA
- a CDS encoding HAD-IA family hydrolase, which yields MIRALVFDFDGLILDTETPLIDAYADVHAAHGVAFDRELFIHGVGHADFAFDPWSGFSGGSDRSELEREMRSCKQIRILAEPILPGVVSMMDLARERGLSVALASNSPHLHCDAHLRRIGLLDRFHFIGCREDVAFPKPEPDLYRLAVERLGLRPDEAIAFEDSHAGSLAAKRAGLWCVAIPNPSSTHHDFSHADLRVGSMAELMLDTLISRFIR from the coding sequence ATGATTCGCGCCCTCGTGTTCGACTTTGACGGCCTGATCCTTGATACGGAGACGCCGCTGATTGATGCCTACGCGGACGTGCATGCCGCGCATGGCGTTGCATTTGACCGAGAACTTTTCATCCACGGCGTGGGTCACGCCGACTTCGCATTTGATCCCTGGAGCGGATTTTCCGGTGGGAGCGACCGAAGCGAGCTCGAGCGCGAGATGCGTTCCTGCAAGCAGATTCGCATCCTTGCGGAACCCATCCTCCCGGGGGTTGTCTCGATGATGGATCTGGCGCGCGAAAGGGGCCTGTCCGTGGCGCTGGCCTCCAACTCGCCCCATCTGCACTGCGATGCTCACCTGCGACGAATCGGTCTGCTCGACCGGTTTCATTTCATCGGCTGCCGCGAGGATGTCGCGTTTCCAAAACCGGAGCCGGATCTCTACAGGCTCGCCGTTGAAAGGCTGGGCCTCAGACCCGATGAGGCGATCGCCTTCGAGGACTCTCACGCAGGCTCACTGGCGGCAAAAAGGGCGGGACTCTGGTGCGTCGCCATTCCCAACCCCTCAAGCACGCATCATGACTTCAGTCACGCCGACCTCCGAGTCGGCTCAATGGCCGAGCTGATGCTCGACACGTTGATCTCCCGTTTCATTCGCTGA
- a CDS encoding ABC transporter substrate-binding protein has product MSKSTSFRVAFACDCRALVLSATLLVLLTALAFPARAQTGWPVVVSDAFRRSVTIESEPKRIISLSPSNTEILFAIGAGDRVVGVTTFCNFPPEAATRARVGGFAGSTVNLEMVIALRPDLVVAGDEHHRAVIDALSRKAIPAISIKAGNISEVYDSIRLIGRATGGLREAEELVKSMQARVNAVASRAAAIRPVDRVRVYWEVFDAPLITSGRNSFIGQLIEMAGGVNVFADIDAEFPQVNTESVIARDPQVILGPEVPGVDELTLEKVRARKGWGGIDAVRNGRVYALSGDLTSRPGPRLVDGLELVARTLYPRLFPAAATQ; this is encoded by the coding sequence ATGTCCAAATCCACTTCGTTTCGCGTTGCGTTTGCCTGTGACTGCCGGGCGCTGGTGCTGTCCGCCACCCTGCTTGTTCTCCTGACTGCGCTGGCATTCCCGGCCAGAGCGCAAACGGGCTGGCCCGTCGTGGTCAGCGATGCCTTCAGACGCAGTGTAACCATCGAGTCCGAACCAAAGCGCATCATCTCCCTCTCTCCCTCGAACACGGAGATCCTTTTTGCGATTGGAGCCGGCGATCGGGTCGTTGGCGTCACCACGTTCTGCAATTTTCCGCCGGAGGCCGCGACGCGTGCCAGGGTCGGAGGCTTTGCGGGAAGCACGGTCAACCTGGAAATGGTCATCGCGCTTCGCCCCGACCTTGTTGTGGCCGGGGACGAGCATCATCGGGCGGTCATTGATGCGCTTTCCAGGAAGGCAATCCCAGCGATCAGCATCAAGGCGGGCAATATTTCGGAAGTGTACGACTCCATTCGGCTCATTGGCCGGGCCACAGGAGGTCTTCGCGAAGCGGAGGAACTCGTCAAATCGATGCAGGCGCGCGTGAACGCTGTCGCGAGTCGCGCGGCCGCGATCCGCCCGGTCGACCGCGTTCGTGTCTACTGGGAAGTGTTTGACGCACCCCTCATAACCAGCGGTCGAAACAGTTTCATCGGGCAGCTGATCGAAATGGCGGGAGGGGTGAACGTGTTTGCGGACATCGATGCGGAATTTCCGCAGGTGAACACGGAATCGGTGATTGCCCGGGATCCGCAGGTGATCCTTGGACCTGAAGTGCCGGGCGTTGATGAACTGACCCTCGAAAAGGTCCGTGCGCGCAAGGGCTGGGGAGGGATCGATGCGGTGAGAAACGGAAGGGTGTATGCGTTGTCGGGGGATCTGACCTCCCGCCCGGGGCCCCGGCTGGTCGACGGGCTCGAACTGGTGGCCCGAACGCTTTATCCGCGGTTGTTTCCGGCAGCGGCGACGCAATGA
- a CDS encoding iron ABC transporter permease yields MLLLVVALLASIGSSVALGSVSISPGSLYRALTFSDTADPVHVAVLWDLRLPRTLLAALVGMALAGAGVAFQALFRNALADPFVVGASSGAALGATLALTLGFSAGWAGLGPLPLAAFCGAIGTVLCALALAETGSTSSMASLLLAGTALSSMLSAIMSFLLLWANQPWFQAFNWLLGSFSGRDWSYVRMACPYLLVCYTTLQLMARPLDALTAGDDVARSLGLSVRSARLIVIGAATMAAAVAVAFSGVIGFVGLIAPHIARLLFGASHRILLPTSALLGAILLVWSDLAARTLLAPVEVPVGIVTAFLGGPFFLYLLKTRGGRLA; encoded by the coding sequence GTGCTGCTGCTTGTGGTCGCGCTGCTGGCGAGCATCGGCTCCAGCGTGGCGCTCGGGAGCGTTTCGATCTCCCCGGGATCGCTGTACCGCGCACTGACGTTCAGCGACACCGCGGATCCGGTTCATGTGGCCGTGCTCTGGGATCTGCGGCTGCCCCGAACCCTGCTAGCGGCGCTGGTCGGCATGGCGCTGGCGGGCGCCGGCGTGGCGTTTCAGGCGCTTTTTCGCAATGCGCTCGCCGATCCATTCGTCGTCGGAGCATCGAGTGGCGCCGCGTTGGGTGCGACCCTTGCGCTGACCCTGGGATTCAGCGCGGGGTGGGCTGGATTGGGGCCGCTGCCGCTGGCGGCGTTCTGCGGCGCGATCGGCACCGTCCTTTGTGCGCTTGCGCTGGCGGAAACCGGTTCCACATCGTCGATGGCTTCACTGCTCCTCGCAGGCACGGCGCTCAGCTCCATGCTTTCGGCCATCATGTCCTTCCTCCTGCTTTGGGCGAATCAACCCTGGTTTCAGGCGTTCAACTGGCTGCTGGGCAGTTTTTCCGGACGCGACTGGTCCTATGTGAGAATGGCCTGTCCGTATCTGCTTGTCTGCTACACCACACTTCAGCTCATGGCGCGTCCGCTGGATGCGCTCACCGCGGGCGATGACGTGGCCAGGAGTCTTGGCCTCTCGGTGCGATCCGCGCGCCTGATCGTCATTGGTGCGGCGACAATGGCGGCGGCGGTGGCTGTTGCCTTCAGCGGTGTGATCGGTTTCGTCGGCCTGATTGCGCCGCACATTGCGCGACTGCTTTTTGGAGCATCGCATCGGATTCTCCTTCCGACGAGCGCGCTGCTGGGCGCCATCCTTCTCGTCTGGTCGGACCTCGCCGCCCGGACCCTGCTCGCTCCCGTTGAAGTGCCTGTTGGAATCGTGACGGCGTTCCT